In the Acidimicrobiales bacterium genome, one interval contains:
- a CDS encoding glycosyltransferase family A protein, with translation MPISAPWLLVTPARNERDRLPQLAASLAAQTVQTIGLWVIVDDGSDDGTAECVDPQSMPFPVHVLRRTNTGGLLGASERVAFADGVAAGLERLPDAERVLKIDADLVLAPDHFAALTKVAPDVGVIGGVIADVADRSQPHHVRGGLRAYNRAAWDVAAGVPIALGWDVLDEVAIRAAGLEIRVVPEAIATSARRTGSSEGVLRGRRRGGVVARWTGYHPAYFALRLVRYSAMRPVGVGSAVMLWAYVTAGPGPFAAELKRANRTEQTARLHALARSPVRWFRENMRG, from the coding sequence ATGCCGATCAGCGCGCCCTGGCTGCTGGTGACGCCGGCGCGCAACGAACGCGATCGGCTGCCGCAACTGGCGGCCTCGCTCGCCGCCCAAACAGTCCAAACGATCGGATTGTGGGTGATTGTCGACGACGGCAGCGACGACGGCACCGCCGAGTGCGTCGACCCGCAGTCAATGCCGTTTCCCGTGCACGTGCTGCGGCGCACGAACACCGGCGGCCTGCTGGGCGCGTCCGAACGGGTCGCCTTCGCCGACGGGGTGGCGGCCGGCCTCGAACGGCTACCCGACGCCGAGCGCGTGCTGAAGATCGACGCCGACCTGGTCCTCGCCCCGGATCACTTCGCCGCGCTCACGAAGGTGGCGCCCGACGTCGGCGTGATCGGCGGTGTGATCGCCGACGTTGCGGATCGCTCGCAGCCCCACCACGTCCGCGGCGGCCTGCGCGCCTACAACCGCGCCGCGTGGGATGTCGCGGCGGGCGTGCCGATTGCGCTGGGCTGGGACGTTCTCGACGAGGTCGCCATTCGGGCGGCCGGCCTCGAGATCCGCGTCGTGCCCGAGGCCATCGCGACCAGCGCCCGGCGCACCGGCTCGAGCGAGGGCGTGCTGCGCGGCCGCCGCCGCGGCGGCGTCGTCGCCCGCTGGACGGGTTATCACCCGGCCTACTTCGCCCTGCGACTCGTCCGTTACAGCGCGATGCGTCCCGTCGGCGTCGGGTCGGCGGTGATGCTGTGGGCCTATGTCACCGCCGGGCCCGGCCCGTTCGCCGCCGAACTCAAGCGCGCCAATCGGACCGAGCAAACGGCCCGGCTGCACGCACTGGCGCGCTCGCCCGTTCGTTGGTTCCGGGAGAACATGCGTGGCTGA
- a CDS encoding DUF4012 domain-containing protein, producing MGDAWLLGVAIFLTLITAGALSLYENQATRRGLRFRRFERPGATALIVGFSLAALVTGKLGQSWFVLPAAAFAALSGTLLLRRGGRLLSFVLLWAMAAVVVFCLDAQMPAYGIRAVDVVFTGLLLACFASLIRELDILGSAGWFAAVAAAVGTAVVAYTAHSTKDERVAVLVAGAVFAVAAVSPFGSGMLGRMGSRLAGLVIGGLAIRAAVGSPVGMVAVVAGGIVCALAYLVTLESPDRGRAFIGVLLAGGVAVAAAVPAAVALLDVYRPIHRAVAVSRGLVKADAGQLTTTSAQLGGLQHTFASSAARLDKPTVTVGRVVPFLSANLDAAKTSAQVAANLAGSARRLIDAVNVNAAGVHQATVERAALAQLIDGLTAVQKDVHRADSQLGSGQNAELLVPELRTGVADLRTQVHSVDRRVTTSLAGARLADTLLGFDRPRRYFIAVQNNAESRATGGYIANYGILVADHGRITLPQFRRTSEFDAKGAPRRTLNAPKDYLRRYSRFDVDREWTNVNMSPDLPTIGKIIADQYRQFSGTKVDGVVTVDPLALAGLLRLTGPVRVADWPVPITADNVVKITLHDEYIAFDNQLDNRIDFLGTVAKTVFDRLTNGGLVDLVRAGNVIHDATATRHLQVWSADPAAQRFFVATGAAGAIGSLRGDALMVTTQNAAGNKLDYYLHRSITYDVNVSTVDGRRRVDGTLTVALRNDAPAGGEPKYVIGPFDSRFKAGQNRLFVTVYSPLVASAATIDGNPLEVQGAPEFGRFAQSAFVDVPPGTTRTLVFRLGGVIRDGDGYRLDIVRQPLVYDDAFSLHLSGVTPRDLRESGPLSHDIHLEIPYSGS from the coding sequence GTGGGTGACGCCTGGCTTCTCGGCGTCGCGATCTTCCTGACGCTGATTACCGCCGGCGCCCTTTCTCTCTACGAAAACCAGGCCACCCGGCGCGGCCTGCGCTTCCGCCGTTTCGAACGACCGGGCGCTACCGCCCTCATCGTCGGCTTCAGCCTGGCCGCGCTCGTGACCGGCAAGCTCGGCCAGAGCTGGTTCGTCCTGCCGGCCGCCGCCTTCGCGGCGTTGTCGGGCACCTTGTTGTTGCGCCGCGGCGGGCGGCTCCTCTCGTTCGTCCTGCTGTGGGCGATGGCCGCCGTGGTGGTGTTCTGCCTCGACGCCCAGATGCCGGCCTACGGGATCCGCGCCGTCGACGTCGTGTTCACCGGGCTGCTGCTGGCGTGCTTCGCCAGCCTGATCCGCGAACTCGACATCCTCGGGTCCGCTGGCTGGTTCGCTGCGGTCGCCGCCGCCGTCGGCACCGCGGTCGTCGCGTACACGGCGCACAGCACGAAGGACGAACGCGTCGCCGTCCTCGTGGCCGGCGCGGTATTCGCCGTCGCCGCGGTGTCACCGTTCGGCTCGGGGATGTTGGGCCGTATGGGGTCTCGCCTCGCGGGCCTCGTGATCGGTGGCCTTGCCATTCGCGCCGCGGTCGGCTCGCCGGTGGGCATGGTGGCCGTCGTCGCCGGCGGCATCGTGTGCGCCCTCGCCTACCTCGTCACGCTGGAGTCGCCCGACCGCGGCCGCGCCTTCATCGGGGTCCTCCTCGCCGGCGGTGTCGCCGTGGCCGCCGCCGTCCCGGCGGCGGTTGCGCTGCTCGACGTGTACCGGCCGATTCACCGCGCGGTCGCCGTCAGCCGCGGTCTGGTGAAGGCCGACGCCGGGCAGCTCACGACGACGAGCGCGCAGCTCGGAGGCTTGCAGCACACATTCGCCTCAAGCGCCGCCCGCCTCGACAAACCAACGGTCACCGTTGGGCGTGTCGTTCCGTTCCTCAGCGCCAATCTCGACGCAGCCAAGACGAGCGCACAGGTGGCGGCCAACCTCGCCGGCTCAGCGCGTCGGCTCATCGACGCCGTCAACGTGAACGCGGCGGGCGTGCACCAAGCAACGGTCGAGCGCGCCGCGCTGGCGCAGCTGATCGACGGACTCACGGCGGTGCAGAAGGACGTGCACCGCGCGGATAGCCAGCTCGGATCGGGCCAGAACGCCGAACTGCTCGTGCCCGAACTGCGCACCGGCGTCGCCGACCTGCGCACGCAGGTGCACTCCGTCGACCGCCGCGTCACGACGTCACTCGCGGGCGCCCGCCTCGCCGACACCCTCCTCGGCTTTGATCGCCCGCGCCGGTACTTCATCGCCGTGCAGAACAACGCCGAGAGCCGCGCCACCGGTGGCTACATCGCCAACTACGGCATCCTCGTGGCCGACCACGGCCGTATCACGCTGCCGCAGTTCCGCCGTACCTCGGAGTTCGACGCCAAGGGCGCGCCCCGGCGGACGCTCAACGCGCCGAAGGACTACCTGCGTCGCTACTCGCGTTTCGACGTCGATCGCGAGTGGACGAACGTCAACATGTCGCCCGACCTCCCGACGATCGGCAAGATCATCGCCGACCAGTACCGCCAGTTCAGCGGCACGAAGGTCGACGGCGTCGTCACCGTCGATCCCCTGGCGCTGGCCGGGTTGCTGCGCTTGACCGGGCCGGTGCGCGTCGCCGACTGGCCCGTGCCGATCACGGCGGACAACGTCGTCAAGATCACGCTGCACGACGAGTACATCGCCTTTGACAACCAGCTGGACAATCGCATCGACTTCCTCGGAACGGTCGCCAAGACTGTGTTCGACCGCCTGACCAACGGGGGCCTGGTCGACCTCGTGCGCGCCGGCAACGTCATCCACGACGCAACCGCGACGCGTCACCTGCAGGTGTGGTCGGCCGACCCGGCCGCGCAGCGCTTCTTCGTGGCGACGGGGGCCGCCGGCGCCATCGGTTCGCTGCGGGGTGACGCGTTGATGGTGACGACGCAGAACGCCGCGGGCAACAAACTCGACTACTACCTCCATCGGTCGATCACCTACGACGTCAACGTGAGCACTGTCGACGGTCGCCGCCGCGTCGACGGCACGCTGACGGTGGCACTGCGAAACGACGCCCCCGCCGGGGGCGAACCGAAGTACGTGATCGGACCGTTCGACAGCCGCTTCAAGGCGGGGCAGAACCGGCTATTCGTAACGGTGTATTCGCCGCTGGTGGCGTCGGCCGCGACGATCGACGGCAATCCCCTCGAGGTGCAGGGTGCGCCCGAGTTCGGCCGCTTCGCCCAGTCGGCGTTCGTCGACGTGCCGCCCGGAACGACCCGCACCCTCGTGTTCCGGCTCGGTGGCGTCATCCGCGACGGCGACGGTTACCGGCTCGACATCGTGCGCCAGCCGCTCGTCTACGACGACGCATTCTCGCTGCATCTCAGCGGCGTCACTCCCCGCGATCTACGCGAAAGTGGTCCGCTGTCGCACGATATTCATCTGGAAATCCCCTATTCGGGCAGCTAG
- a CDS encoding polysaccharide biosynthesis tyrosine autokinase, whose amino-acid sequence MDLQAFVSLIRRRWPIVVLAFVVCLTSSAALSASQTKQYSATARMFVSVPDVINVSQAVQAVQLTSDLMQSYAKMVDANITTGRVANRLSGRIPAAEIRGKVSAAAIPQTLLIDVKGGDSSPSLAADLTNQTAEALRSVIDQLGKPSGIEATIISRASVPSKPVSPQPARDLAVGSFLGLALGLAVALAMDALDRTIREEEVASEIFGAPVLCSIPKQRNLAADPLVALKPGGSPTGEAYRALRTAIRFRESAQALKTVLVTSAAAGDGKSTIASNLAIAMSLDGARTILIDADLRRTRLNSIFDIEPGPGLTEVLLGKMPLEDALVPFSRGLSILQVGNYTLNPSEALGSQVMVKVLEEAKRLADIVIVDAPPILPVADPAVLAALVDGTVIVCRWHRTSLHAAGSTRSMLDNVGADVIGVVLNAEGGGRSNNYYRHYSNRPQHRRGERQPAAKPASVPEASANGAGNGAANPSATPGAPAKDGG is encoded by the coding sequence GTGGATCTCCAGGCCTTCGTCAGCCTGATTCGGCGACGCTGGCCGATCGTGGTACTGGCATTCGTCGTATGTCTCACCAGTTCGGCGGCGCTCTCCGCTTCGCAGACCAAGCAGTACAGCGCGACGGCGCGCATGTTCGTCAGCGTCCCCGACGTGATCAACGTGAGCCAGGCGGTGCAGGCGGTGCAGCTCACGTCTGACCTGATGCAGAGCTACGCCAAGATGGTCGACGCCAACATCACCACCGGGCGCGTCGCCAACCGACTCAGCGGGCGCATTCCTGCAGCGGAGATCCGCGGCAAGGTGTCGGCAGCCGCGATTCCCCAGACGCTGCTCATCGACGTGAAGGGCGGCGACTCCAGCCCGTCGCTGGCGGCCGACCTCACCAATCAAACGGCGGAAGCCCTGAGGTCGGTCATCGACCAGCTCGGCAAGCCGAGCGGCATCGAGGCGACGATCATCAGCCGGGCCTCTGTCCCGTCGAAGCCCGTGTCGCCCCAGCCGGCGCGCGACCTCGCCGTCGGGTCCTTCCTCGGCCTCGCTCTCGGCCTCGCCGTGGCGCTGGCGATGGACGCCCTCGACCGCACGATCCGGGAGGAAGAGGTCGCGTCGGAGATCTTCGGTGCGCCGGTGCTGTGTTCGATCCCCAAACAACGCAACCTCGCCGCCGACCCGCTCGTGGCGCTCAAGCCCGGCGGCTCGCCTACCGGTGAGGCCTACCGCGCCCTGCGTACCGCCATCCGGTTCCGCGAGTCGGCCCAAGCGCTCAAGACGGTGCTGGTCACGTCCGCCGCCGCCGGCGACGGCAAGTCGACGATCGCCTCGAATCTCGCCATCGCGATGTCGCTCGACGGTGCCCGCACCATTCTCATCGACGCGGACCTCCGCCGCACTCGCCTGAACTCCATCTTCGACATCGAGCCGGGCCCCGGGTTGACCGAGGTGCTCCTCGGCAAGATGCCGCTCGAAGACGCGCTTGTCCCGTTCAGCCGCGGCCTGTCGATCCTCCAGGTCGGCAACTACACGCTCAACCCGTCCGAAGCGCTCGGTTCGCAAGTGATGGTGAAGGTGCTCGAAGAGGCCAAGCGCCTCGCCGACATCGTGATCGTCGACGCCCCGCCGATCCTGCCCGTCGCCGACCCGGCCGTGCTCGCCGCGCTCGTCGACGGCACCGTGATCGTGTGTCGCTGGCATCGCACGTCGCTCCACGCCGCCGGTTCGACGCGCTCGATGCTCGACAACGTCGGCGCCGACGTCATCGGGGTCGTGCTGAACGCCGAAGGCGGCGGGCGCTCGAACAACTACTACCGCCACTACTCCAACCGGCCGCAGCATCGTCGCGGCGAAAGGCAGCCGGCGGCCAAGCCGGCATCGGTGCCCGAGGCTTCGGCCAACGGTGCCGGCAACGGAGCCGCCAACCCATCGGCGACCCCGGGCGCTCCTGCCAAAGATGGTGGGTGA
- a CDS encoding glycosyltransferase family 2 protein, translating into MNPATAARVGVVIVTYASGADIGHALGSLPTAAMARVVVVDNASPDDTVAIVRALDLPNVEVVEQDNVGFGAGNDAGRARLPATAEFVLFLNPDCVIQGSDIERLVGYLDAHPTCALVGPALRDADGSLRTPGGTLPTPMTELRPLLPAPVGRFLVRRQLDGATARSGPVGYVEGACMLARLDAFDAVGGFDRRYFLCFEEMDLAHRLSDAGWSVDLCLDATATHAAQQSRAQVRAFSLYHQFRSQRLYLERWHGEKAAQRYAAAAGLCWWLRKATRNLSAADYRVLRAASRKAQLPG; encoded by the coding sequence GTGAACCCCGCAACGGCCGCGCGCGTCGGGGTTGTCATCGTGACGTACGCCTCGGGCGCCGACATTGGTCACGCGCTCGGCTCGCTGCCGACCGCGGCGATGGCGCGCGTCGTCGTGGTCGACAACGCATCACCCGACGACACCGTCGCGATCGTGCGCGCCCTCGACCTGCCGAACGTCGAGGTGGTCGAACAGGACAACGTCGGTTTCGGCGCCGGCAACGACGCCGGCCGGGCGCGGCTACCGGCGACGGCGGAGTTTGTCCTGTTTCTCAACCCCGACTGCGTGATCCAAGGCTCCGACATCGAGCGTCTCGTCGGCTACCTCGACGCCCACCCCACCTGCGCGCTCGTGGGTCCAGCGCTGCGCGACGCCGACGGGTCATTGCGCACCCCCGGCGGCACGTTGCCCACGCCCATGACCGAGTTGCGACCCCTGTTGCCCGCGCCGGTCGGCCGCTTCCTCGTCCGCCGCCAGCTCGACGGCGCGACGGCCCGGTCGGGCCCAGTGGGCTACGTGGAGGGAGCATGCATGCTGGCGCGCCTCGACGCCTTCGACGCCGTCGGCGGTTTCGACCGCCGCTACTTCTTGTGCTTCGAGGAAATGGATCTTGCGCACCGGCTCAGCGACGCCGGGTGGAGCGTTGACCTGTGCCTCGACGCGACGGCGACACACGCCGCGCAGCAGTCCCGCGCCCAGGTACGGGCGTTCAGCCTCTATCACCAGTTCCGCAGCCAGCGGCTGTATCTCGAGCGCTGGCACGGCGAGAAGGCGGCGCAGCGTTACGCGGCGGCGGCGGGTCTGTGCTGGTGGCTGCGCAAGGCGACGCGCAACCTGTCGGCCGCCGACTACCGCGTGTTGCGCGCGGCTTCCCGCAAGGCACAATTGCCCGGGTGA
- a CDS encoding sulfotransferase, with product MEARRESIYDAFADPAQRHATFDPATSPLYQRVAFVVGAPRSGTTWLQQLLYVHPDLATGGESHLFCEGLPAVFANFEHPNGMSHLSTWVARPELLTGARALCDHVFETQRAATRPEARMVLEKTPNHRLQAALQAALYPDARYVHIIRDGRDATASQRELWGATDAEFADADRAAAAWAASVRDVRAHFGSLAYLELRYEDVVADTAGMLARIFDHLGLAADDALCTAAAEFGRAPVHTSPQSPGVGVRKHAGDALAERAVAVAAGDLLVELGYATAEEVRAAAAQPRPRPGRRRLMRRRGDDERAVRRVADDVAAGLVAGTDASFAHLADARLTQRRVVGDAATLTFVTTQSERVVVRVVVRRGAAVLVEAL from the coding sequence GTGGAGGCGCGCCGCGAGAGCATCTACGACGCGTTCGCCGACCCGGCACAACGGCACGCGACGTTCGACCCCGCGACCAGTCCGCTGTACCAACGCGTGGCGTTCGTGGTCGGCGCCCCCCGCAGTGGTACGACGTGGCTACAGCAACTGCTCTACGTGCATCCGGACCTGGCGACCGGGGGCGAGAGTCACCTCTTCTGCGAGGGGCTGCCGGCCGTGTTCGCGAACTTCGAGCACCCGAATGGCATGTCGCACCTGTCGACGTGGGTGGCGCGCCCCGAGCTGCTGACCGGTGCCCGAGCGTTGTGCGACCACGTGTTCGAGACCCAACGCGCCGCCACGCGTCCGGAGGCTCGCATGGTGTTGGAGAAGACGCCGAACCATCGTTTGCAGGCGGCGCTCCAGGCGGCGCTGTATCCCGACGCCCGCTACGTCCACATCATTCGCGACGGCCGCGACGCCACCGCTTCGCAGCGTGAGCTGTGGGGCGCCACCGACGCCGAGTTCGCCGACGCCGATCGGGCCGCGGCGGCGTGGGCGGCGTCGGTGCGCGACGTCCGCGCCCATTTCGGCTCGCTGGCCTATCTGGAACTGCGTTACGAGGACGTCGTCGCCGATACCGCAGGGATGCTGGCGCGCATCTTCGACCACTTGGGCCTGGCGGCGGATGACGCCCTGTGCACGGCGGCCGCGGAGTTCGGGCGCGCCCCGGTCCACACGTCGCCACAATCGCCCGGCGTCGGCGTGCGCAAGCACGCCGGCGACGCGCTGGCCGAACGCGCGGTGGCCGTCGCCGCCGGCGATCTGCTCGTCGAACTCGGCTACGCGACCGCGGAGGAAGTGCGCGCGGCGGCCGCCCAGCCCCGGCCAAGACCCGGCCGGCGACGCTTAATGCGTCGTCGGGGCGACGACGAACGCGCCGTGCGACGCGTTGCCGATGACGTGGCGGCCGGTCTGGTGGCCGGAACCGATGCCTCCTTCGCCCACTTGGCCGACGCCCGGCTCACGCAGCGGCGGGTGGTAGGCGACGCCGCAACGCTGACGTTCGTGACGACGCAATCCGAGCGGGTGGTCGTGCGCGTCGTCGTCCGCCGCGGCGCGGCGGTGTTAGTCGAAGCGCTCTAG